In Erigeron canadensis isolate Cc75 chromosome 1, C_canadensis_v1, whole genome shotgun sequence, a single window of DNA contains:
- the LOC122596749 gene encoding putative receptor-like protein kinase At5g39000 has product MIADLGLSRIGRANENDSYLITLVGGTHGYGDPAYVDTGFLTKESDVYSFGVVMFEVLCGRLSIINADKEHQLLAPLAQHYFETGRLNEIIDPYLKMEVDTDSLEKFSEIAYPCLHDERDQRPSMSLVVQQLEELMASIKVTDESEDEIDRLNDMFKSIDTNDNGAITFDDLNDSHAQARARKQAHRAMVHTKSRAHTTRNDFLRRHDEMNKMMATMMSHHMQAHAAFHFKGSSSRGMLPEDDDEDYEEEVDDDSD; this is encoded by the exons ATGATTGCAGATCTTGGACTTTCCAGGATAGGTCGTGCAAACGAAAATGACTCTTACCTAATTACTCTTGTTGGTGGAACACATGGCTATGGAGATCCAGCATATGTGGATACTGGATTCCTGACCAAAGAATCCGATGTTTATTCATTTGGTGTGGTAATGTTTGAAGTCTTATGTGGGAGGTTGAGCATTATAAATGCAGACAAAGAACATCAATTGCTTGCCCCATTGGCCCAACACTACTTCGAAACAGGAAGGTTAAACGAGATTATTGATCCCTATTTGAAGATGGAAGTGGACACTGATTCCTTGGAGAAGTTTTCAGAGATTGCATATCCATGTTTGCATGATGAACGGGACCAACGACCCTCAATGAGTTTGGTCGTTCAACAACTCGAGGAATTGATGGCAAGCATTAAG GTTACAGATGAAAGCGAGGATGAGATTGATCGTTTGAATGACATGTTTAAGTCAATAGATACCAATGACAATGGTGCAATAACATTTGATGACCTCAATGACTCCCACGCCCAGGCCAGAGCACGGAAACAGGCACACCGCGCCATGGTCCATACAAAGTCAAGGGCGCACACTACAAGAAATGACTTTTTGCGACGACATGATGAGATGAACAAGATGATGGCTACAATGATGTCCCATCATATGCAAGCCCATGCTGCTTTTCACTTTAAAGGGTCAAGTAGCCGAGGTATGCTTCctgaggatgatgatgaagacTACGAGGAAGAAGTTGACGATGATTCGGATTGA
- the LOC122596653 gene encoding calcium/calmodulin-regulated receptor-like kinase 1, which yields MSSSSSKSKVTGFIKESKDLVIPFRNIKKATKNFTTVIGKGGYGPVYRGELFISGELTSVAVKRLVAPDATGHAFKQFLTEIQLLSRYKHPNLVSLLGFCDEADEKILIYEYADNGSLDKYLREAKTTRPLTWEQRISICLDAARGLEYLHNHIAKNHRVIHRDVKSANILITQD from the coding sequence ATGTCTTCTTCCTCCTCCAAGTCCAAGGTAACAGGCTTTATTAAAGAGTCAAAGGACCTCGTCATACCTTTCCGGAATATTAAAAAAGCCACCAAAAATTTTACTACAGTGATCGGGAAAGGTGGATATGGCCCTGTTTATAGAGGAGAACTATTCATTTCTGGCGAACTTACCTCTGTGGCTGTAAAGCGACTAGTTGCCCCTGACGCGACTGGTCATGCATTTAAGCAGTTCTTAACAGAGATTCAATTACTATCTCGCTACAAACATCCAAACCTTGTCTCCTTACTTGGTTTTTGTGATGAGGCTGATGAGAAGATCCTCATTTACGAGTATGCAGATAATGGAAGCCTTGACAAATACCTACGTGAGGCCAAAACAACTCGTCCACTAACATGGGAGCAAAGGATCAGTATATGCCTTGACGCGGCTCGTGGTTTAGAATATCTTCACAACCATATTGCGAAAAACCATAGAGTGATCCACAGAGATGTTAAAAGCGCAAATATTCTCATAACTCAAGACTAG